One region of Natronorubrum aibiense genomic DNA includes:
- the trmB gene encoding HTH-type sugar sensing transcriptional regulator TrmB: protein MAPDELRSTVEQVGERFNLGEYEIDAYLTVLEQGQLTASEIADRTDIPQPRVYDTVRSLSDRGLVELRESRPMKVVAINPEEAFENVQTSLAEMIDELESRYTAPARDTEAVSLVKSRSTILRYLEEVIDDADYELSLSLTPDLLTRFEDDLKAVVEAGVSVDLIVTPANEAPDPDEFDYRAVATTARARRGITTPVIAVADGNYSMYATQDALRDDQDRYGVIFNRSALGFLVSGFFGTVLWTTAEQTLGEDGSARTYPRKYASIRRCVKDIMEEGGEFYATIEGRDVEVGGPRVVRGRILDVSFEVSEEVASLTLVNDDGEEVTVGGRVAALEDVEAHEIHIGRHEPPILEDE from the coding sequence ATGGCACCAGACGAACTCCGCTCGACCGTCGAGCAGGTCGGGGAGCGGTTCAATCTCGGCGAGTACGAGATCGACGCCTATCTGACCGTCTTAGAACAGGGCCAGCTCACGGCCAGCGAGATCGCCGACCGAACCGACATCCCACAGCCACGGGTCTACGATACGGTGCGTAGTCTGAGCGACCGCGGCCTGGTCGAACTCCGCGAATCCCGCCCGATGAAAGTCGTCGCAATCAATCCGGAAGAGGCCTTCGAGAACGTCCAGACCTCGCTGGCGGAGATGATCGACGAACTCGAGAGTCGCTACACCGCTCCAGCACGCGACACCGAGGCCGTCTCGTTGGTCAAATCCCGCTCGACGATTCTGCGTTACCTCGAGGAAGTCATCGATGACGCCGACTACGAACTGTCACTGTCGCTGACGCCGGATCTGCTGACCCGGTTCGAGGACGACCTGAAAGCGGTCGTCGAGGCGGGCGTCAGCGTCGACCTGATCGTGACGCCGGCAAACGAAGCGCCCGATCCCGACGAGTTCGACTACCGAGCGGTCGCGACGACGGCCCGTGCTCGCCGCGGCATCACGACGCCGGTCATCGCCGTCGCCGACGGAAACTACTCGATGTACGCAACTCAGGATGCGCTGCGCGACGATCAGGATCGATACGGCGTGATCTTCAACCGCTCGGCGCTCGGATTCCTCGTTTCCGGTTTCTTTGGAACCGTTCTCTGGACGACCGCAGAGCAGACGCTCGGCGAGGACGGCAGCGCGCGGACCTACCCGCGCAAGTACGCCTCGATCCGCCGCTGTGTCAAGGACATCATGGAGGAAGGCGGCGAGTTCTACGCGACGATCGAGGGCCGAGACGTCGAAGTCGGCGGCCCACGCGTCGTTCGCGGCCGCATTCTCGACGTCTCCTTCGAAGTGAGCGAGGAGGTCGCGTCGCTCACGCTGGTCAACGACGACGGCGAAGAGGTCACCGTCGGTGGCCGCGTCGCCGCCCTCGAGGACGTCGAAGCTCACGAGATCCACATCGGTCGCCACGAACCGCCGATTCTCGAGGACGAGTGA
- a CDS encoding extracellular solute-binding protein, translated as MGRDTAGRRDRPRFGRRSFLKTASVATATGTVAVAGCLGGTRSPGTVVMTAATDVEGIMYSDGDEPSVQQALWDAGLDEDIRVEIQTVVSDSAARMQTTQSALEAGRSPPDIHMMDSGWTVPFILRNQTVNLSEEFSDETLQYVNDTYLEAILETARDPESGDLHALPLFPDLGFTLYRQDLIEDAGYDTSGWGTDPPHWEEFSAAVRDARDQADLNYGYTTQAAAYEGLSCCTFNEVMTSWGGAYYGGTENLFTAGERPITVNEQPVIDAIRMMRSFIEGEEDNTLEGYTQICPSPIVQWTEQQSLNPFAGGNAVSNRNWSYAIAATGTEDAFGEDLGVMTGPYAVSQEDAEYEGTGGTTAALGGWNLAVSPFSNRQEEALQVLEAFATEEVMLTIFEVGGFLPPNLELVAEADPDDVGPVARYGDVVQSASENAIPRPATDLWPEQSALISQSVNAAYRGEQAPETAMNDLANELEQSEAEVQ; from the coding sequence ATGGGACGTGATACCGCCGGTCGGCGCGACCGTCCTCGCTTCGGACGTCGGTCGTTCCTGAAGACCGCGTCAGTCGCAACCGCAACCGGGACGGTCGCTGTCGCCGGCTGTCTCGGTGGGACCCGAAGCCCGGGAACCGTGGTGATGACGGCTGCAACGGACGTCGAGGGCATTATGTACAGCGACGGTGACGAGCCCTCGGTCCAGCAGGCGCTCTGGGATGCCGGACTCGACGAGGACATTCGCGTCGAGATTCAGACCGTCGTCAGCGACTCCGCAGCACGGATGCAGACCACCCAGTCGGCGCTCGAGGCGGGCCGTTCCCCACCCGACATCCACATGATGGACAGCGGCTGGACGGTTCCGTTCATCCTGCGAAATCAGACGGTCAACCTGAGCGAAGAGTTCTCGGACGAGACGCTTCAGTACGTCAATGATACCTACCTCGAGGCGATCCTCGAGACGGCGCGCGACCCCGAGAGCGGCGATCTCCACGCCCTGCCCCTGTTTCCGGACCTCGGCTTTACCCTGTACCGGCAGGATCTCATCGAGGACGCCGGCTACGATACGAGCGGCTGGGGGACCGATCCGCCGCACTGGGAGGAGTTTTCGGCCGCGGTTCGCGATGCGAGGGACCAAGCCGACCTCAACTACGGGTACACGACGCAGGCGGCCGCCTACGAGGGACTGTCCTGCTGTACGTTCAACGAGGTGATGACCTCGTGGGGCGGGGCGTACTACGGTGGGACCGAGAACCTGTTTACCGCCGGGGAGCGACCGATCACCGTCAACGAGCAGCCGGTCATCGACGCGATCCGGATGATGCGCTCGTTCATCGAGGGAGAGGAGGACAACACTCTCGAGGGGTACACGCAGATCTGTCCGTCGCCGATTGTCCAGTGGACGGAACAACAGTCGCTTAATCCGTTTGCCGGCGGCAACGCCGTCTCGAACCGCAACTGGTCGTATGCCATCGCGGCGACGGGGACGGAGGACGCCTTCGGCGAGGACCTCGGAGTCATGACGGGACCGTACGCGGTCTCCCAGGAGGACGCCGAGTACGAGGGCACCGGCGGCACGACCGCGGCACTTGGCGGCTGGAACCTCGCCGTGAGCCCGTTTTCGAACCGTCAGGAAGAGGCACTGCAGGTGCTCGAAGCCTTTGCCACCGAGGAGGTCATGCTCACCATCTTCGAAGTCGGCGGGTTCCTCCCGCCGAACCTCGAGCTGGTCGCGGAAGCCGATCCGGACGACGTCGGCCCCGTTGCTCGCTACGGCGACGTGGTTCAGTCGGCCAGCGAGAACGCGATCCCGCGGCCGGCGACCGACCTCTGGCCGGAACAGTCGGCGCTGATCTCGCAGTCGGTCAACGCAGCCTACCGCGGCGAGCAAGCGCCCGAGACGGCAATGAACGACCTCGCGAACGAACTCGAGCAGAGCGAAGCGGAGGTACAATAA
- a CDS encoding carbohydrate ABC transporter permease, with amino-acid sequence MAADTDTDGLIGGESERRPDRERTGNAVINWMEGLSEAAYAYLLLLPAFALLTLIAFYPMVRTFFMSLRANQTRGLDPLGGFVGIENYVDILAGNARLARQFLDVGLTSSFPFIELGTPFFQQALFVTLAFAVISVVVETVIGFGQAYVLDQDFRGRRWVRVAIILPWAVPIVIQGMIFFLLFQPTVGFGSDLMQSLGLFSATPLANSRDAFIIILVADIWKSSAFMALLILAGLQSVDRSLYDVARVAGASPWQRFKLITLPLVMPALLVAMLFRTMDAMRVFGLIESTAGCTTVPSLSCLVVEAMFGGTRIYATAAAVAFATALVIGLIIGAYVLLFRDTEGGMY; translated from the coding sequence ATGGCAGCTGATACGGATACGGACGGATTGATCGGCGGTGAATCCGAACGGAGACCGGATCGTGAGCGGACGGGCAATGCAGTCATCAACTGGATGGAAGGCCTGAGCGAGGCGGCCTACGCGTACCTGTTGTTGTTGCCGGCCTTTGCGCTGCTGACGCTGATCGCGTTCTATCCGATGGTGCGGACGTTCTTCATGTCGCTTCGCGCAAACCAGACGCGGGGACTGGACCCGCTCGGTGGCTTCGTCGGCATCGAGAACTACGTCGACATCCTCGCCGGGAACGCGCGGCTCGCCCGACAGTTCCTCGACGTGGGGCTGACATCCTCGTTCCCCTTTATCGAGCTCGGTACCCCGTTCTTCCAGCAGGCGCTGTTCGTCACGCTCGCGTTCGCGGTCATCAGCGTCGTCGTCGAGACGGTGATTGGGTTCGGGCAGGCCTACGTCCTCGATCAGGACTTTCGGGGGCGGCGCTGGGTCCGCGTGGCGATCATCCTCCCGTGGGCGGTGCCGATCGTCATTCAGGGGATGATCTTCTTCCTGCTGTTCCAGCCGACGGTCGGGTTCGGCTCCGACCTCATGCAGAGTCTGGGGCTCTTCAGTGCGACGCCGCTGGCCAACAGCCGGGATGCCTTCATCATCATCCTGGTGGCCGACATCTGGAAGTCGTCGGCGTTCATGGCCCTGCTGATCCTCGCGGGGCTCCAGAGCGTCGACCGGAGCCTGTACGACGTCGCCCGCGTCGCCGGGGCCTCGCCATGGCAACGGTTCAAACTGATCACGCTCCCGCTGGTGATGCCGGCTTTGCTGGTCGCAATGTTGTTCCGGACGATGGACGCGATGCGCGTCTTCGGGCTGATCGAGTCAACGGCCGGCTGTACGACCGTGCCCTCGCTGAGCTGCCTCGTCGTCGAGGCGATGTTCGGCGGCACTCGCATCTACGCCACGGCCGCCGCCGTAGCTTTCGCGACGGCACTGGTGATCGGCCTGATCATCGGCGCGTACGTACTGCTCTTCCGCGATACTGAAGGAGGGATGTACTGA
- a CDS encoding carbohydrate ABC transporter permease, translating to MTDPTDSTESTNPPDPSGATEPNNTGNNSETGETDSELPRDMTLRRPDGGESEESPVRRPDGGTTVLEDDRDADLDRGPLQQWVASSISHPERAYRAMFYVAAIFFLFTTLFPFYWLLMVALTPEGQLQDIVFTPNGFNPGAFVEVFEVIPFHIYMFNSFVIALASTIVVLVIASLAGYAFGRLEFPGRTPLMLLVLVISFFPPAAFFIPLNDLFNTSFAILEPVTGDGTLYNTPFALVTPLSAIFMPLAIFILTTFYSQIPDGLEDAARVEGTTRLGALFRVIIPLSAPGVATAGVLTFIAVYNEFFFSFLMTDGQPENWAPILDGILAYQGQYQVLYNLMAAASILGVIPVAILVVIAQEKIVSGLTAGALKE from the coding sequence ATGACCGACCCTACAGATTCCACTGAGTCGACCAATCCACCCGATCCGTCAGGCGCTACCGAACCGAACAACACCGGCAACAACAGCGAGACTGGCGAGACCGACAGCGAACTACCGCGAGATATGACGCTCCGCCGACCCGATGGCGGCGAATCAGAGGAGTCGCCCGTGCGCCGCCCTGACGGGGGAACCACGGTCCTCGAGGACGACCGCGACGCGGACCTCGACCGCGGCCCGCTCCAGCAGTGGGTAGCTAGTTCCATCTCCCACCCCGAGCGGGCCTACCGGGCGATGTTCTACGTCGCGGCGATCTTCTTCCTGTTTACGACGCTGTTTCCCTTCTACTGGCTGCTCATGGTCGCGCTGACGCCAGAAGGACAGCTTCAGGACATCGTCTTCACGCCTAACGGCTTCAATCCGGGCGCGTTCGTCGAGGTCTTCGAAGTCATCCCCTTCCACATCTACATGTTCAACAGCTTCGTGATCGCGCTGGCGTCGACGATCGTCGTCCTCGTCATCGCCAGCCTTGCGGGGTATGCCTTCGGCCGCCTCGAGTTCCCCGGCCGGACGCCACTGATGCTTCTGGTGTTGGTGATCTCCTTCTTCCCACCGGCAGCCTTCTTCATCCCGCTGAACGACCTCTTCAACACGTCGTTCGCGATCCTCGAGCCGGTCACCGGTGACGGCACCCTCTACAACACGCCCTTCGCGCTGGTGACCCCGCTATCGGCGATTTTCATGCCGCTGGCGATCTTTATCCTCACGACGTTCTACTCACAGATCCCGGACGGACTCGAAGACGCGGCCCGCGTGGAGGGGACGACCCGACTCGGCGCGCTGTTCAGGGTCATCATCCCGTTGTCGGCCCCCGGCGTCGCGACCGCCGGCGTGCTGACGTTCATCGCGGTCTACAACGAGTTCTTTTTCTCGTTCCTGATGACCGACGGCCAGCCCGAAAACTGGGCGCCGATCCTCGACGGCATCCTCGCCTATCAGGGGCAGTATCAGGTGTTGTACAACCTCATGGCTGCTGCGAGCATCCTCGGGGTGATCCCCGTCGCGATTCTCGTAGTGATCGCACAGGAAAAGATCGTCAGCGGACTGACTGCAGGCGCACTCAAGGAGTAA
- a CDS encoding ABC transporter ATP-binding protein codes for MARVRLENITKRYGEETAVDDISLEVEDGEFVTFVGPSGCGKSTTMETVAGLTQPTEGQVYIGDDDVTTLAPKDRGIAMVFQNIALFPHMDVYENISFGLRLRTYDDEEVRRRVEQAADIVQLEEMLDRMPAEMSGGQQQRVGIARAIVRNPDVFLMDEPLANLDAKLRVHMRTELQRLHRELDATIIYVTHDQAEAMTMSNRIAVLNDGKLQQIAPPLVCYNEPKNRFVAGFIGSPSMNFVDGTLIESGLETDNFTVDFEPSQIPGLTVGDDVTLGIRPEDVHLTRNAESLTSSTDPINARTDVLEPMGDEVFVYILLSEAGVRSMEQDPAMSPNQLLMSVTPDTEIEANQDINVVLDRSKIHLFDTATGDALVHGVTDLSEQEPGTTATEADS; via the coding sequence ATGGCACGAGTACGACTCGAGAACATCACGAAACGGTACGGAGAGGAAACGGCGGTCGACGACATCAGCCTCGAGGTCGAAGACGGCGAGTTCGTCACCTTCGTCGGCCCCTCCGGCTGTGGGAAGTCGACGACGATGGAGACCGTCGCCGGCCTGACCCAGCCGACCGAGGGCCAAGTATACATCGGCGACGACGATGTCACGACCCTCGCACCGAAAGATCGGGGCATCGCAATGGTCTTCCAGAACATCGCTTTGTTCCCCCACATGGACGTCTACGAGAACATCTCCTTCGGGTTGCGGCTCCGGACGTACGATGACGAGGAGGTCCGGCGTCGCGTCGAACAGGCCGCCGATATCGTCCAGCTCGAGGAGATGTTAGACCGGATGCCGGCAGAGATGTCCGGCGGCCAGCAACAGCGGGTCGGCATCGCCCGCGCGATCGTCCGCAACCCGGACGTGTTCCTGATGGACGAACCGCTGGCGAACCTGGACGCGAAGCTACGGGTCCACATGCGCACGGAACTCCAGCGGCTCCATCGGGAACTGGACGCGACGATCATCTACGTCACCCACGATCAAGCCGAGGCGATGACGATGTCTAACCGGATCGCCGTCTTAAACGACGGTAAGCTCCAGCAGATCGCCCCGCCGCTGGTCTGCTACAACGAGCCCAAAAACCGGTTCGTCGCGGGCTTTATTGGCTCCCCATCGATGAACTTCGTCGACGGAACACTCATCGAGAGCGGCCTCGAGACGGACAACTTCACCGTGGATTTCGAACCGTCCCAGATTCCCGGACTGACCGTCGGCGACGACGTCACACTCGGTATCAGACCGGAGGACGTCCACCTGACACGGAACGCCGAATCACTTACCTCGTCGACGGACCCCATCAACGCCCGAACCGACGTTCTCGAGCCGATGGGCGACGAGGTCTTCGTCTACATTCTGCTGTCCGAGGCTGGAGTAAGATCGATGGAACAGGATCCCGCCATGTCGCCGAACCAGTTGCTGATGAGCGTTACCCCGGACACGGAAATCGAGGCAAATCAGGACATCAACGTCGTACTGGACCGATCGAAGATCCACCTCTTCGATACAGCCACTGGCGATGCACTCGTCCACGGTGTCACCGATCTTTCAGAGCAAGAACCCGGAACGACCGCAACGGAAGCGGATAGCTGA
- a CDS encoding Gfo/Idh/MocA family protein, with protein MTMDRSDIKTGIVGLGNIGQYHAERLAELGVPLVGGMDVASEARSRFARRYDVEVYEDHHELYDSVDAIIITTPNKYHEQYAVDAFERDLHVLLEKPLAHSIESATRIADAAAESEGHAMVGFNNRFANTVRIVHNRIERGDLGEVTHIEANYVRRRGIPGRGSWFTRRQIAGGGALIDLGVHAIDLALFLLGYPAVNEVNGVARGEFGSSEEYAYLEMWGEDAGPAGFDVDDSASAFIRCMGDRTISLEVAWATNRPATHEFVIRGTKSAARFDLLEGDLTFHSASNVGPDHLENTAVETRQNDTHADEQQAFFDRISRSDVDDESVQQAITVQRVIDAIYRSSDEGHTIAVDE; from the coding sequence ATGACAATGGATCGAAGCGACATCAAAACAGGTATCGTCGGCCTGGGAAATATCGGCCAGTATCACGCGGAGCGACTCGCCGAGCTTGGCGTGCCGCTCGTCGGTGGTATGGACGTCGCGAGCGAGGCCCGATCGCGATTCGCTCGCCGGTACGACGTCGAGGTCTACGAGGACCACCACGAACTGTACGACAGCGTCGACGCCATCATCATTACCACGCCGAACAAGTACCACGAACAGTACGCCGTCGACGCCTTCGAGCGCGACCTTCACGTTCTCTTAGAGAAGCCGCTGGCGCACTCGATCGAGAGCGCGACGCGAATCGCCGACGCGGCGGCCGAGTCGGAGGGCCACGCGATGGTCGGCTTCAACAATCGGTTCGCGAACACGGTCCGGATCGTCCACAACAGAATCGAGCGCGGCGATCTCGGCGAGGTGACCCACATCGAAGCCAACTACGTCCGCCGTCGGGGCATTCCGGGTCGCGGGTCGTGGTTCACTCGACGGCAGATCGCCGGCGGCGGCGCCCTCATCGATCTCGGCGTGCACGCGATCGATCTCGCACTGTTCCTGCTCGGCTATCCGGCAGTCAACGAGGTCAACGGCGTCGCACGCGGCGAGTTCGGCTCGAGTGAGGAGTACGCGTACCTCGAGATGTGGGGCGAAGACGCCGGCCCGGCGGGCTTCGACGTCGACGATTCCGCCAGCGCCTTCATCCGCTGTATGGGCGACCGAACGATCTCGCTGGAGGTAGCGTGGGCGACGAACCGGCCGGCAACCCACGAGTTCGTCATCCGCGGGACGAAATCGGCCGCCCGCTTCGATCTGCTCGAGGGCGATCTCACCTTTCACTCGGCGAGCAACGTCGGGCCGGACCACCTCGAGAACACGGCCGTCGAAACGCGTCAAAACGATACGCACGCGGACGAACAGCAGGCGTTTTTCGACCGGATCAGTCGAAGCGACGTGGACGACGAAAGCGTCCAGCAGGCGATCACCGTCCAGCGCGTGATCGACGCGATCTATCGCTCGAGCGACGAAGGCCACACCATCGCCGTCGACGAGTGA
- a CDS encoding carboxypeptidase regulatory-like domain-containing protein: MQVERPLVLEISRHEVTVGRPIAVRVRDRGGHPIDEALVEGGSKRTRTDERGRCELTFHSPGFWKIIATKSPTERVAYEPDATLVRVLPRSSTVRTARRLEP; the protein is encoded by the coding sequence ATGCAAGTCGAACGGCCACTCGTCCTCGAGATCAGTCGTCACGAAGTGACCGTTGGACGCCCGATCGCCGTCCGCGTTCGAGATCGCGGGGGCCACCCGATCGACGAGGCACTCGTTGAGGGTGGCTCGAAACGAACGCGAACCGACGAGCGCGGGCGGTGTGAACTGACGTTTCACTCGCCCGGATTCTGGAAGATCATCGCGACCAAATCACCGACCGAACGGGTCGCGTACGAACCGGATGCGACGCTCGTGCGGGTGCTACCGCGATCGTCGACGGTCCGAACCGCACGACGACTCGAGCCCTGA
- a CDS encoding sugar phosphate isomerase/epimerase family protein, which yields MEIGVHTPPLADESLEGVLSYLSDLGVGAIEPGVGGHPGQAHLPRAEFLDDDSAQQTISNQLEEYDMRISALATHNNPLHPDDERAETADTELREAIQLASQLEVGVVTCFSGLPAGGPTDEVPNWITAPWPPEHADALEYQWETAVDYWANLESYADDHDVDIAIEMHPNMLVYEPHGMVRLREETGERIGANFDPSHLYWQGITITDAIRYLGDRDAIHHVHAKDTKIYEPQAREKGVLDTTAYDDEPNRSWLFRSVGYGHGESHWKDLVSTLRMVGYDGALSIEHEDSLTSSREGLEKAVDLLERAVFETEPGEAYWAE from the coding sequence ATGGAGATCGGTGTTCACACCCCACCGCTGGCGGACGAATCGCTCGAGGGCGTCCTGTCGTATCTGTCCGACCTCGGTGTCGGCGCGATCGAACCGGGCGTCGGCGGCCATCCCGGGCAGGCCCACTTGCCGCGAGCGGAGTTCCTCGACGACGACAGCGCCCAACAGACGATCAGTAATCAACTCGAGGAGTACGACATGCGGATTAGCGCGCTCGCAACCCACAACAACCCGCTGCATCCGGACGACGAGCGAGCCGAAACCGCGGATACGGAACTCCGGGAGGCGATCCAGCTCGCGAGTCAACTCGAGGTCGGCGTCGTCACCTGTTTCTCGGGCCTGCCCGCGGGCGGGCCGACCGACGAGGTACCGAACTGGATCACCGCGCCGTGGCCGCCGGAACACGCCGACGCGCTCGAGTATCAGTGGGAGACGGCCGTCGATTACTGGGCCAACCTCGAGTCGTACGCCGACGACCACGACGTCGATATCGCAATCGAGATGCACCCAAACATGCTGGTCTACGAGCCACACGGGATGGTGCGGCTACGCGAGGAAACCGGCGAGCGGATTGGCGCCAACTTCGATCCCTCGCATCTGTACTGGCAGGGCATTACGATCACCGACGCGATCCGCTATCTCGGCGACCGCGATGCGATCCACCATGTCCACGCCAAAGACACCAAGATCTACGAGCCACAGGCGCGCGAGAAGGGTGTCCTCGATACGACGGCCTACGACGACGAGCCGAATCGGTCGTGGCTCTTTCGTTCGGTGGGCTATGGCCACGGCGAATCCCACTGGAAGGACCTCGTCTCGACGCTGCGGATGGTCGGCTACGACGGCGCGCTGAGCATCGAACACGAGGACTCGCTGACCAGTTCGCGGGAAGGCTTAGAGAAGGCCGTCGACCTCCTCGAGCGAGCCGTCTTCGAGACGGAACCGGGCGAGGCGTACTGGGCCGAGTGA
- a CDS encoding HalOD1 output domain-containing protein — protein sequence MTPARERPSDEVAAPTQRIIEAVAAREGVDVTDVEPPAYEPLYSVLDPTALDALFQPSSPNSATVRVVLEYEGYEITVESDGSVELRELSPSADSSDDRSADGVDDPLADGNVD from the coding sequence ATGACTCCGGCGCGTGAGCGTCCGTCCGACGAGGTGGCGGCGCCGACCCAGCGCATCATCGAGGCCGTCGCCGCTCGTGAGGGCGTCGACGTCACCGACGTCGAGCCGCCGGCGTACGAGCCGCTGTACTCCGTTCTCGACCCGACGGCGCTCGATGCCCTATTCCAGCCGTCGTCACCGAACTCGGCGACCGTCCGCGTCGTCCTCGAGTACGAGGGGTACGAGATCACCGTCGAAAGCGACGGGTCCGTCGAACTGCGCGAGCTATCGCCGTCGGCAGACTCGAGCGACGACCGATCCGCAGACGGAGTTGACGACCCGCTCGCCGACGGGAATGTGGACTGA
- a CDS encoding cryptochrome/photolyase family protein, protein MILYWHRRDLRGTDNRGLARAVSLSADPVVPVFVFDPIILEHASPVRVACLLEALEGLREWYRERGSDLLVARGEASDVLPRLAAEHDIDAVVWAEDYSGLARERDRAVTAALEDDGVACETVHDAIHHEPGSITPNEGDHYSVFSYFWKKWRDREKREPVEPPAADALADVMGEPLPSRSELGFDEPTATPQSVTQAAARERVTEFCSEPIYRYADDRDKPAIDGTSRLSPHLKWGTIGIREVYEATERAAERAETDDDRESVTAFQRQLAWREFYAHVLAFNPETVTENFSGYEHAIPWRNDPDELEAWKAGETGYPIVDAGMRQLRSEGWMHNRVRMLVASFLTKDLLIDWREGYDWFRRNLADHETANDVGGWQWAGSTGTDAQPYFRVFNPVKQGREYDPNADYIREYVPELEAVPADTIHDWPALESDRRVTLAPSYPAPIVDHGERRERAIAAFEQARGE, encoded by the coding sequence ATGATCCTCTACTGGCACCGCCGCGATCTCCGCGGGACCGACAACCGGGGGCTCGCCCGTGCCGTGTCCTTATCAGCGGATCCCGTCGTTCCCGTCTTCGTCTTCGATCCGATCATCCTCGAGCACGCATCGCCCGTCCGTGTCGCCTGTCTCCTCGAGGCCCTCGAGGGGCTGCGCGAGTGGTATCGCGAGCGCGGCAGCGACCTGCTCGTCGCCCGTGGCGAGGCCAGCGACGTGCTTCCGCGACTCGCTGCCGAGCACGACATTGACGCCGTCGTCTGGGCCGAGGACTACAGCGGCCTCGCGCGCGAGCGCGACCGGGCCGTGACGGCGGCGCTCGAGGACGACGGCGTCGCCTGTGAGACAGTCCACGACGCGATTCACCACGAGCCGGGGTCGATCACGCCCAACGAGGGCGACCACTACTCGGTGTTTTCGTACTTCTGGAAGAAGTGGCGCGACCGCGAGAAACGCGAGCCAGTCGAGCCGCCTGCCGCGGACGCGCTCGCTGACGTGATGGGTGAGCCGCTGCCGTCGCGCTCGGAGTTGGGGTTCGACGAGCCGACCGCGACGCCACAGTCGGTCACGCAAGCGGCGGCCCGCGAGCGCGTCACCGAGTTCTGTTCGGAACCGATCTACCGGTACGCCGACGACCGTGACAAACCGGCTATCGACGGCACGTCGCGGCTGTCGCCCCATCTCAAATGGGGGACGATCGGGATCCGAGAGGTGTACGAGGCCACAGAGCGGGCGGCCGAGCGAGCAGAGACGGACGACGACCGCGAGAGCGTCACCGCGTTCCAGCGTCAACTCGCGTGGCGGGAGTTCTACGCTCACGTCCTCGCGTTCAACCCCGAAACAGTCACCGAGAACTTCAGCGGGTACGAACACGCCATTCCGTGGCGCAACGACCCCGACGAACTCGAGGCCTGGAAAGCTGGCGAGACGGGGTATCCGATCGTCGACGCAGGGATGCGACAGCTCCGATCCGAAGGGTGGATGCACAACCGCGTCCGGATGCTCGTCGCCTCTTTCCTGACGAAAGACCTTCTGATCGACTGGCGCGAAGGGTACGACTGGTTCCGTCGAAATCTGGCCGACCACGAGACGGCCAACGACGTCGGCGGCTGGCAGTGGGCTGGCTCGACCGGGACCGACGCCCAGCCGTACTTCCGGGTGTTCAACCCCGTCAAACAGGGCCGCGAGTACGATCCGAACGCCGATTACATCCGCGAGTACGTCCCCGAACTCGAGGCCGTTCCGGCCGACACGATCCACGACTGGCCCGCCCTCGAGTCGGATCGCCGCGTCACGCTCGCGCCGTCGTATCCGGCGCCGATCGTCGACCACGGCGAGCGCCGGGAACGCGCCATCGCCGCGTTCGAGCAGGCTCGTGGCGAATGA